The Thalassoglobus sp. JC818 sequence ATCAGAATCGGTATCCATCAGAAACGATTGCCAATGGCTCTCAGTCACTGGGGATTTGAACGTGATGTCCGGTCGCTCGACCAACTGCTTGATTTGTTTCTCAATCTCCCGTTCCGATTCGTAGACGTGCTTCAGGTAGAGATACAGCATGTCGTCCAGCGTTCGGTAGGTGATCGCTTCGCAGATGTCTTCTTCATCGACCTGAAGGTAACGCTCTGTGAATTGATGCGACTTCCATTCGGGATAGAAGCTTAGCCGATGGTTGACGTCGTGGATGATCTTGCGAGCCGGCAGGAAGGTGTGTTTGTCCTCCCGCTTCAAATGTTCGACACACAGTGCCCGCAGTCGTTGCCAGTCGTCAACTTCGTTCAGAGGCTCGCCGCCAAGATCAGGTGACGGAAACACGCCGTGATCAATGCGGCTGAAGCTGATCGAATCATCGACATCGTCGCCAACGTATTCCTCGCAAAGCAGGTAGGGATTCTCGCCGACATCTTTCAACGACGAATAGATGCCGTTCTGTGCTCGCTTGTCGGACAAGATGCTCTCCAGCTGATCCGGCCGCAATGCGAACCGTGGGAAAACGTCGGTCAACAGTTCCCGGTCAACGTCTTCTCGCAGCTTCCACTGGCGGGCGATCTTCTTGCGGTCTTTGTCTGTCAGTTCCAGTCCATCCACGGACTTCGTGTCGCCGTTCAGCATTGCAAACAAGCCCTCACAGGTTTCCTGCTCTTTCCCCCGTTCGACTTGTTGTTTCCAGAACGGAATTGCCTGTTGAAACCCGATCAGGTCCAGTACAGCCGGAACGCCGGGATAGAGCCCGCGGCTTTCCCACAATTCCCCCACAAGTGATTGCAGCCACTTCGATCGAGCGGACCAGTCCTCGGACTTATCACCCATCTCCTGCAACGTGCCGGTGATCTCCAGAAACCGCTCGGCGATGTCCAGCAGATCGTCATCGGAAATCACACGCGTGGCGTACTTGAACAGCCTTGTATTCTCAGGGACGAAAGCAAACTGTTGCAGTTTCTCAGGATCGTCTTGGTACAGATGATAGGGCAGGCGGAATCCCTGATCGGGATAATGCGACGTAACATCACATTGCCAGATGAATCCGCCACCGTACTTATCTTTGATCCGCGGCTCGCTGTCCTGAAAGAAGCGAATCTTCGCAACTTCCTTGATACGCGAGATGCCGACAATTGCGTACTTGCGATCGTCGTCCTGATTCAGCGGGTTGCTGTAATTTGCGTAGTAGACGATCAGACTCTTGTCGTTCTCGATCTGAGCAAAATAGTCTTTAGCGTTCTGAAGTCGCTGGTCGTAATCGAAACCGCCGCCACGCTTTTGGACATCGTCGCCATACATTTCCTCATACGGCCAGATGCAGACTGTGCTCGGTTTCAGGGTCCAAGTCTGACGCTTTGCGCCACCATCAAAGAAATCGGGTGGGTCGGAGTAGATGTCAAAAGACTTGTCGCCAAACGCGTTGATACTGTACATGCACGGAGGCACCTCACCGGGCAGCTTGGTACAGCACTTGCCGGCGTTCTCCTTTTCGTAGCCAAGGTCGCGTTTCTCGCGGATCAGCTCGCCGGGGTACGAATGGCGACCGACGCAGTACACGTTGGAAGCCGGGTCCTGACAGACTCTGCCGTTCCATCCATCCTGATGCCATGCGATGCGAGCTGAAATGTGTGCTGTCATGGTGTGTTCTCTAAAGTTGTCCCAAAATCCATCCATCGGTGGTCGTTGCATGCGGCGATCGCAGGCTGCCCTCGCTGCGATAGTTTGTCACAACGTCCAGCATTGAGCAGACGCCGACAACGGCGTCAAACGGGTCTTCTCCATCCGCCGTCGCGCCAAAACCGTCATCAAGTTGAGCGAATAGCCCATCAGAAAATGTCACTGGCCTCTTGGCGCACCAGCGGACCATTTCCGTGCCACGCAAACGGCGATCTTCCTGCCTGCGTTTACTCCAGTTGCCGCCACTCAAACTGAGATGGTGATACGATTCGGCTGGATAGGTCTCGCAAATGACGATTCGTTTGGTCCGCAACAGGTCATTCAGCCGACCATCGAAAGGCCAGATACCGAGTTCATCGCCGTAGTGCTGGATTGCCGGCGCGATCAGGTCTCGCCAGCCAATAATTGCAGCGCGTCCCACCTGTTTCGCACCGAGTGTCCAGAACAGCCAGCAGGCGTTCGCACGGTCGTCGGTCGCGCGGTCACAGTCCCGCAGCAGATCGTCCATGCTGTTGACACCGAGTCCGGCGACCAACTGATCCTGAGCCGTTCCGCCGGGGGCATAGGGATAGAAAGGACGGTGGATGGAAATCTCATTCGCCTGAGTGGCGAGCGTGTAGAAGTCAGCCCACGGCCCCTGACCAAAAAGCTGTAAGCCCGCTCGGAACGAGTTGATACCGGCGAGCTGGCAATAGGCAGCAGCTAAGCCAATCGGGAAGTCGAAACCAACCAGCAGAGTTTCATCCTGTTCGCACTGCTGCAAGAGGCAGTCGAAGAATGTG is a genomic window containing:
- a CDS encoding DUF429 domain-containing protein; its protein translation is MNGNPPQIVVHADWGTDPAKRMMSVARRQFGHYSVSEATGVGDLGTFFDCLLQQCEQDETLLVGFDFPIGLAAAYCQLAGINSFRAGLQLFGQGPWADFYTLATQANEISIHRPFYPYAPGGTAQDQLVAGLGVNSMDDLLRDCDRATDDRANACWLFWTLGAKQVGRAAIIGWRDLIAPAIQHYGDELGIWPFDGRLNDLLRTKRIVICETYPAESYHHLSLSGGNWSKRRQEDRRLRGTEMVRWCAKRPVTFSDGLFAQLDDGFGATADGEDPFDAVVGVCSMLDVVTNYRSEGSLRSPHATTTDGWILGQL